From the Clostridia bacterium genome, the window TTGAACCAATGTTTGTCACGCTGGTAGAGGTTTCCCAGCATCGGCATCTTTATCTACTTCGAGGAATTGTATCCCAGCTCCCGGGATATTTCCATGCAAGCCTCGGTGATTATTTGGCTAACCTCGGGAATGCTGTCATCCCTTAGTCTGGTGACCGGTCCGGCTAAGCTCATGGCCGCCACCATAACCCCTTGGGCATTGTAGATAGGGCCAGCTACGCTCCGCAAGCCCTCCTCCAGCTCCTGATCGTCGATGGAGTAGCCCCGCCGCCGGATGGCCTCAATTTCCTCCCTGAGCTTTTCTGGATCGGTAATGGTGTTGGCGGTAATCCGACGCAGGCCCCGTTGGATGATCCGCTCTAGCTCCTCGGCTGGCTGACCAGTCAAGAGCATCTTGCCAGTACTGGTACAGTAGGCCGGAGCTCGGCCACCATGCATGGATACCACCCGCACGTGCCGGGGGACGATATTCTCAATGTAGACGATGTCGCCATCATAATAGGCGGAAAGGTTGCTGGTCATTCCTGTCCGGTTAACTATCTCCACCATCACCGGT encodes:
- a CDS encoding IclR family transcriptional regulator; translation: MSNLENTQITSLERGLDILGAFSRERPSLTAAEIAEVTGLSKSTLYRFLHVLARRGYISKRGTVYMPGLKLVELGDIAGANLEVKAIAKPVMVEIVNRTGMTSNLSAYYDGDIVYIENIVPRHVRVVSMHGGRAPAYCTSTGKMLLTGQPAEELERIIQRGLRRITANTITDPEKLREEIEAIRRRGYSIDDQELEEGLRSVAGPIYNAQGVMVAAMSLAGPVTRLRDDSIPEVSQIITEACMEISRELGYNSSK